In one window of Moraxella osloensis DNA:
- a CDS encoding alpha/beta hydrolase has protein sequence MKSNIAQYIIQIGIIGIGLAHTIPSQAVAPPTTINLWSPEYLAQQHTLPLPVEEQSTKGAISHVAVPRILVYRPTQSNHKAIMVISGGGYRREELGKEGTPASEWLVNQGYTVFNLIYRLPMDGWHNKMVPFADGQRALRIIRQKANVYDYNQVGVMGFSAGGHLAGMLAVSAGHNFYPYQDIIDNNSARPDFAALLYPVVSMVSDGHRTQSYKQLLGNNATDSQKQALSIERQVNKDTPPPCLLLMPKMTPLPQLTIVSHLMNNLKNKASNNY, from the coding sequence ATGAAAAGTAACATCGCTCAGTATATTATTCAGATTGGCATAATCGGTATCGGATTGGCTCATACAATACCATCACAAGCGGTTGCACCACCAACCACTATTAACTTATGGTCGCCTGAGTATCTCGCACAACAGCATACACTACCTTTGCCAGTTGAAGAGCAAAGCACCAAAGGTGCCATCAGTCATGTAGCCGTACCTAGAATATTGGTATATAGACCCACACAATCTAATCATAAAGCCATCATGGTCATCAGTGGCGGCGGTTATCGTAGAGAAGAATTGGGTAAAGAAGGCACACCAGCGTCTGAATGGTTAGTGAATCAAGGTTACACCGTATTTAACCTGATTTATCGATTACCTATGGATGGTTGGCATAATAAGATGGTACCTTTCGCGGATGGGCAACGAGCGTTACGTATCATTCGTCAAAAAGCAAATGTTTACGATTATAATCAAGTGGGTGTCATGGGGTTTTCGGCGGGTGGTCATTTAGCAGGTATGCTAGCTGTTTCAGCCGGGCATAACTTTTACCCATATCAAGATATCATTGATAACAATTCTGCACGTCCGGATTTTGCGGCATTGCTTTATCCCGTTGTGAGCATGGTATCAGATGGACATCGTACCCAATCGTACAAACAGTTACTAGGTAATAATGCCACAGATAGCCAAAAGCAAGCATTGTCTATTGAGCGGCAGGTGAATAAGGATACACCCCCCCCATGTTTATTGCTCATGCCAAAGATGACCCCATTGCCTCAGTTAACGATAGTATCGCACTTGATGAACAACTTAAAAAACAAGGCATCAAACAATTATTGA
- a CDS encoding recombinase family protein, with protein sequence MTVQVIGYARVSTKEQDLSLQLDALSKYGCDRIFTDKISSVKERQGLTDALGYLREGDTLVVWKLDRLCRSLPDLIKISEQIRMTGAQLVSITESIDTSTPAGRLYFNILGALGQMERELIQERVKAGLAAARRRGKVPGKPRVSEEKLELARRELSAGRTYPEVARILGVHPQTLYRLVPVKSLSL encoded by the coding sequence TTGACGGTTCAGGTAATTGGTTATGCTCGGGTGTCAACCAAGGAGCAAGATTTGTCTTTGCAGCTTGATGCGTTAAGTAAATATGGCTGTGATCGAATTTTTACCGATAAGATAAGTAGTGTGAAAGAACGCCAAGGGTTAACGGATGCGTTAGGCTATTTACGTGAAGGTGATACGTTGGTGGTTTGGAAGTTAGATAGGTTGTGTCGTTCCCTACCCGATTTGATTAAGATTAGTGAGCAAATTCGGATGACGGGTGCACAGCTTGTGAGTATTACTGAGAGTATTGATACGAGTACGCCTGCAGGACGGTTGTATTTTAATATTTTAGGAGCACTGGGTCAGATGGAGCGTGAGCTGATTCAAGAGCGGGTAAAGGCGGGTCTTGCGGCAGCGCGTCGCCGTGGTAAAGTGCCAGGTAAGCCTAGGGTGAGTGAGGAGAAGTTGGAACTGGCTCGTCGGGAGTTGTCTGCTGGACGGACGTATCCTGAGGTGGCAAGAATTCTAGGGGTGCATCCGCAGACGTTGTATCGGCTGGTGCCGGTGAAGTCGCTAAGTTTATGA
- a CDS encoding recombinase family protein: MGCERIFEDKASGSHSQRKGLDDCLNYLRKGDVLVVLDLDRLGRLASELIKLIDELAENGIGFKVINSPMDTTTPAGRAFLQIQAAFAEMERNIIRQRVKKRIAAARARGRKGGRPRIMTAEKLQYAQYLMQDQTKSIPAICKELGNIPSSTLYHYVIAKGNK, from the coding sequence ATCGGCTGTGAGCGGATTTTTGAAGACAAGGCATCGGGCAGTCATTCTCAACGCAAAGGGTTGGATGATTGTCTCAACTACTTGCGAAAAGGGGATGTGCTAGTTGTTTTGGATTTGGATCGGTTAGGGCGGTTAGCCAGTGAGCTTATAAAGTTGATTGATGAACTCGCTGAAAATGGCATTGGCTTTAAAGTGATAAATTCACCAATGGATACTACAACCCCCGCAGGTCGAGCGTTTTTACAGATTCAAGCGGCGTTTGCCGAGATGGAGCGGAATATTATCCGACAGCGGGTGAAAAAGAGGATTGCAGCAGCTCGGGCTCGTGGTCGAAAAGGTGGGCGACCTAGAATCATGACCGCTGAGAAATTGCAGTATGCTCAATATCTCATGCAAGACCAAACCAAAAGTATCCCAGCGATTTGTAAAGAGCTTGGCAATATTCCGAGTAGTACGCTATATCATTATGTGATAGCGAAAGGGAATAAGTAG